In Gemmata obscuriglobus, a single genomic region encodes these proteins:
- a CDS encoding TIGR03000 domain-containing protein, with protein sequence MEDPGGTDIMTLRAFGLAVAVCACAPALGQAQHVLLADKKTVHGYPYGPRVAPPWGYPGLYGGPFVGYPVFPRYYNSLFTNYEPLGPNIGVYSGFGSPGFGYGYPGYPGYYGFPGRIGNQWTNGLSAYGPPVPVYGPIPGVFGNNDLVRNYRAAPGIGGYGWIGIYAASPRPRRPNVSVYPTVERVGSAPAYVETVPAAPIARQTACLVLSVKVPQPTAEVLVDGQKTAQTGTDRIFESPPLEAGQPYRYTVTARWIERGQTVEVTREVTGSPGEVVRVDFSTGK encoded by the coding sequence ATGGAAGACCCCGGAGGGACCGACATCATGACACTTCGCGCGTTCGGGTTGGCGGTCGCGGTGTGCGCTTGCGCTCCGGCGCTCGGACAGGCGCAGCACGTTCTGCTTGCGGACAAGAAAACCGTTCACGGCTACCCGTATGGGCCGCGGGTCGCGCCCCCGTGGGGCTACCCGGGGCTGTACGGCGGGCCGTTCGTCGGGTACCCGGTGTTCCCGCGGTACTACAACAGTCTGTTCACGAACTACGAACCGCTCGGCCCCAACATCGGGGTGTACTCGGGGTTCGGCTCTCCGGGCTTCGGGTACGGCTACCCGGGGTACCCCGGCTATTACGGCTTCCCGGGACGGATCGGCAACCAGTGGACCAACGGGCTGAGCGCGTACGGCCCACCGGTGCCGGTGTACGGCCCGATCCCGGGCGTGTTCGGCAACAACGACCTCGTGCGGAACTACCGGGCGGCCCCGGGGATCGGTGGGTACGGGTGGATCGGCATTTACGCCGCGTCACCTCGCCCCCGCCGTCCGAACGTGTCCGTGTACCCGACGGTCGAGCGGGTCGGTTCGGCGCCCGCTTACGTCGAGACCGTGCCGGCCGCGCCGATTGCACGCCAGACCGCGTGCCTGGTGCTCTCGGTGAAGGTGCCGCAACCGACCGCCGAGGTGCTCGTTGACGGGCAGAAGACCGCGCAGACCGGTACCGACCGCATCTTCGAGTCGCCGCCGCTCGAAGCGGGCCAACCGTACCGGTACACCGTGACCGCGCGGTGGATCGAGCGCGGGCAAACGGTTGAGGTGACGCGCGAGGTCACCGGCAGCCCGGGCGAGGTGGTCCGGGTCGACTTCAGCACAGGGAAATAA
- a CDS encoding DUF1501 domain-containing protein — protein sequence MHVPLSRRELLLRSANGFGAAALAALLADDTRAADARAPGADPMAPKKPHFAPKAKSVIFLFMDGGPSQIDTFDPKPALEKYHGKPFPGKTEPTQFNNVGNTLASPWKFKKYGQSGLPVSDLFPHVGACADDLAVIRSMVANFSEHTNANYFWHSGSGLQGRPSFGAWATYGLGSECRDLPGFVVLGSGMIPPGGADCFGNGFLPATYQGSVFKHGPQPVADIAPPTESAKTQKAKRDLLRKLDAGTKEKYGDADPLDAAIANYELAFRMQTAVPELTDLSKETTETQKLYGIDDKKTEVFGRQCLLARRLVQRGVRFVELLCQNLGHDRWDQHANLKKGHEDNARAVDKPIAGLLTDLKRLGLLNETLVIWGGEFGRTPMAQGTDGRDHNPFGFSMWMAGGGTKGGTVVGATDDFGYHAVQDKVQVHDLHATALHLLGFDHKKLTYRFGGRDMRLTDVHGELIEKVL from the coding sequence ATGCACGTCCCACTTTCGCGCCGCGAGTTGCTGCTCCGCTCCGCCAACGGGTTCGGTGCCGCGGCGCTGGCCGCCCTCCTTGCTGATGACACGCGGGCGGCCGACGCCCGCGCCCCGGGCGCCGACCCGATGGCGCCCAAGAAGCCGCACTTCGCCCCCAAGGCCAAGTCGGTGATCTTCCTGTTCATGGACGGCGGGCCGAGCCAGATCGACACGTTCGACCCCAAGCCGGCGCTCGAGAAGTACCACGGCAAGCCGTTCCCCGGGAAGACGGAGCCGACCCAGTTCAACAACGTCGGCAACACGCTCGCCAGCCCGTGGAAGTTCAAGAAGTACGGCCAGAGCGGGCTACCCGTCAGCGACCTGTTCCCGCACGTCGGCGCGTGCGCGGACGACCTCGCGGTGATCCGCTCGATGGTCGCGAACTTCTCCGAACACACCAACGCCAACTATTTCTGGCACAGCGGTTCCGGGCTCCAGGGGCGCCCGAGTTTCGGCGCCTGGGCGACCTACGGGCTCGGCAGCGAGTGCCGCGACCTGCCGGGTTTCGTCGTGCTGGGCAGCGGTATGATCCCGCCGGGCGGCGCGGACTGCTTCGGCAACGGGTTCTTGCCCGCAACGTACCAGGGGTCGGTGTTCAAACACGGCCCGCAGCCCGTTGCGGACATAGCCCCACCGACCGAGAGCGCGAAAACACAGAAGGCGAAGCGCGACCTGCTCCGCAAGCTCGACGCCGGGACGAAAGAGAAGTACGGCGACGCGGACCCGCTCGACGCGGCGATCGCTAACTACGAACTCGCATTCCGGATGCAGACGGCCGTACCCGAACTTACAGACCTCTCGAAGGAAACGACAGAAACGCAAAAGCTGTACGGCATTGACGACAAGAAGACCGAAGTGTTCGGCCGGCAGTGCCTCCTCGCCCGACGGCTCGTTCAGCGCGGCGTGCGATTCGTCGAGTTGCTGTGTCAGAACCTGGGGCACGACCGCTGGGACCAGCACGCGAACCTCAAAAAGGGCCACGAGGATAACGCCCGAGCGGTGGACAAGCCCATCGCCGGGTTGTTGACCGATCTGAAGCGGTTGGGCCTGCTAAACGAGACCCTGGTGATCTGGGGCGGCGAGTTCGGGCGCACCCCGATGGCGCAAGGGACCGACGGTCGGGACCACAACCCGTTCGGGTTCTCGATGTGGATGGCCGGCGGCGGTACGAAGGGCGGAACGGTGGTCGGCGCGACGGACGATTTCGGCTACCACGCGGTTCAGGACAAGGTGCAGGTCCACGACCTGCACGCCACCGCGCTGCACCTGCTCGGATTCGATCACAAGAAGCTGACGTACCGGTTCGGAGGCCGTGACATGCGGCTCACCGATGTTCACGGCGAGCTGATCGAGAAGGTTCTTTAG